One genomic segment of Hordeum vulgare subsp. vulgare chromosome 2H, MorexV3_pseudomolecules_assembly, whole genome shotgun sequence includes these proteins:
- the LOC123429020 gene encoding serpin-Z2A-like: MMVGVVWERCLLPPPLYKLPSLINFRVNVQGKFAPYKFASSNQNSREKHQRKDKLKMESVKELAIRCFEMLCPGADDDYHAIARRLGLMEPDYAAQRAEAAALKAAEAEAAASAARWDEADHAAAHDGLQAFALGLNKRLCDLNAGRSHNLAFSPLSVYVALSLGAAGARGRTLEELLAILGAPSPDLLAGHVCALAEQALADRSQRGGPRISFACGVWHDTTMPLRSAYRHVATESYKAVTRAVNFLDKPEEARQQINAWIAASTNNLIPSILSPGTLCHRTTLLLANAIYFKGKWNKRFNKGRTKAGKFHRLDDTSVYSPFMRGIGDHRIACHDGFKVLQLRYEQGRPLSGPIYSMCVFLPDARDGLWWLTGKIASDPDFLLKHLPTSDVEVGDFRLPKFKVNFRMTMNNILRDMGLKVAFEPGKADMSGMADDGAGLALQDVIHQAVIEVNEEGSEAAAATVMTCMFACSRDPAVDFVADHPFAFFVIEEVSRAILFAGHVVDPTIK; encoded by the exons ATGATGGTGGGTGTGGTGTGGGAACGCTGCTTGCTTCCTCCTCCCTTGTATAAGCTGCCTTCACTAATCAATTTCCGTGTGAACGTCCAAGGCAAATTCGCTCCATACAAATTCGCATCATCAAATCAAAACTCAAGAGAGAAGCATCAACGCAAAGACAAACTAAAGATGGAATCAGTCAAGGAGTTGGCCATCCGCTGCTTCGAGATGCTCTGCCCGGGCGCCGACGACGATTACCACGCCATAGCCCGGAGGCTCGGCCTGATGGAGCCCGATTACGCAGCCCAACGGGCGGAGGCAGCGGCGTTGAAGGCAGCGGAGGCGGAGGCAGCGGCCTCGGCCGCTCGATGGGACGAGGCCGATCATGCCGCCGCCCACGACGGCCTGCAGGCGTTCGCCCTCGGCCTAAACAAGCGCCTCTGTGACCTCAACGCCGGCAGGAGCCACAACCTGGCCTTCTCGCCGTTGTCTGTCTACGTGGCCCTCTCGCTGGGGGCTGCCGGCGCACGAGGACGCACCCTCGAGGAGCTGCTGGCCATCCTCGGCGCTCCTTCGCCGGACCTCCTCGCCGGCCATGTCTGCGCGCTGGCCGAGCAGGCCCTCGCCGACCGGTCCCAAAGGGGTGGCCCGCGCATCAGCTTCGCATGCGGCGTGTGGCACGACACCACCATGCCCCTCCGCTCAGCCTACCGTCACGTCGCCACCGAGTCGTACAAGGCCGTCACTCGCGCCGTCAACTTTCTTGACAAG CCGGAGGAGGCAAGGCAGCAGATCAACGCATGGATCGCCGCATCGACCAACAACCTCATCCCATCCATCCTCAGCCCAGGCACGTTGTGCCACCGCACCACCCTGCTACTCGCCAATGCCATCTACTTCAAGGGCAAGTGGAACAAGCGATTCAACAAAGGGCGCACCAAGGCCGGCAAGTTCCACCGCCTCGACGACACATCCGTCTACTCGCCCTTCATGCGCGGCATCGGCGACCACAGAATCGCGTGCCATGACGGCTTCAAGGTGCTCCAGCTCCGCTACGAGCAAGGACGCCCCTTGTCGGGGCCGATCTACTCGATGTGCGTCTTCCTCCCGGACGCGCGTGATGGGCTATGGTGGCTCACCGGCAAGATCGCCAGCGACCCCGACTTTTTGCTCAAGCACCTGCCGACGAGCGACGTCGAGGTCGGCGACTTCCGGCTGCCTAAATTCAAGGTCAACTTCCGCATGACGATGAATAACATTCTCCGGGACATGGGGCTCAAGGTTGCTTTCGAGCCTGGGAAGGCCGACATGTCGGGCATGGCGGACGACGGCGCGGGGCTGGCACTGCAGGACGTGATTCACCAGGCCGTCATCGAGGTGAACGAGGAAGGCAGTGAGGCCGCGGCTGCCAccgtgatgacatgtatgttcgCTTGTAGTCGGGACCCAGCAGTGGACTTCGTCGCTGATCATCCATTTGCCTTCTTTGTCATCGAGGAGGTGTCCCGTGCCATCCTGTTCGCGGGGCACGTCGTTGATCCCACGATcaagtga